A genome region from Mesorhizobium sp. B2-1-8 includes the following:
- a CDS encoding DUF4910 domain-containing protein has product MEHVNPDGIGPPPATGVGHEIYALAERLFPICRSITGSGVRETLDVLSGHIDLERHEVPTGTQVFDWTVPKEWNIRSAIIKGPDGQTVVDFADSNLHVVNYSLPFKGILTLDELKPHIHTLPEQPQVIPYRTCYYTPTWGFCAAHDRVANMPDGFYGVEIDAELEDGSLTYGEYLHRGQTEREFLLSAHICHPSLANDNCSGLALLAMLARSLKARKTRYSYRFLFAPGTIGALAWLSRNEDRTCLIDHGLVLSCVGDAGSPAYKRSRRGDAFIDRAMSHVLGRRRGAKLMDFSPYGYDERQYCSPGFNLPVGMFQRSVHGTFPEYHTSADNLDFIRPEHLEDSYRILMEVIDIVEEDWRPLNRLPKGEPQLGKRGLYAAVGGQKSSGATSMSLLWVLNLADGQHSLLSMAERSNLPFKELAAAAKLLWEHDLLAAL; this is encoded by the coding sequence ATGGAACACGTGAACCCCGACGGGATCGGTCCGCCGCCGGCAACCGGAGTCGGTCACGAAATTTATGCCCTGGCCGAACGTCTGTTTCCTATCTGCAGGAGCATCACCGGAAGCGGCGTGCGAGAAACGCTGGATGTATTGTCGGGGCACATCGATTTGGAACGGCACGAAGTGCCCACCGGGACGCAGGTGTTCGACTGGACGGTTCCAAAGGAGTGGAACATACGCTCGGCAATCATCAAAGGCCCGGACGGACAGACGGTCGTCGATTTTGCGGACTCCAACCTGCATGTTGTCAACTACAGCTTGCCCTTCAAGGGGATACTGACACTCGACGAATTGAAGCCGCATATTCATACCCTGCCCGAACAGCCGCAGGTGATCCCCTACCGCACCTGCTATTACACCCCGACCTGGGGCTTCTGCGCAGCCCACGACCGTGTGGCCAACATGCCCGACGGCTTTTACGGTGTGGAGATCGACGCCGAACTCGAAGACGGCAGTCTCACATACGGCGAATACCTGCACCGCGGGCAGACAGAGCGGGAATTCCTCCTTTCGGCGCACATTTGCCATCCCTCACTTGCCAACGACAACTGTTCGGGCTTGGCCCTGCTGGCAATGCTGGCGAGAAGCCTCAAGGCAAGGAAGACACGATACAGCTACCGCTTCCTGTTCGCCCCGGGCACGATCGGCGCGCTCGCGTGGTTGTCGCGCAACGAGGACCGTACATGTCTCATCGACCACGGCCTCGTGCTGTCATGCGTTGGTGACGCAGGAAGCCCGGCATACAAGCGCAGTCGCCGCGGCGACGCCTTCATTGACCGAGCCATGTCCCACGTGCTGGGGCGTCGGCGCGGGGCAAAGCTGATGGATTTCTCCCCATACGGTTATGACGAGAGGCAATATTGTTCGCCGGGCTTCAATCTTCCGGTCGGCATGTTCCAGCGAAGCGTCCACGGCACATTTCCCGAATACCACACGTCGGCCGACAATCTCGACTTCATCAGGCCAGAGCATCTCGAGGATTCCTACCGCATCTTGATGGAGGTGATCGACATTGTCGAAGAGGACTGGAGGCCGTTGAACCGCTTGCCCAAGGGGGAGCCGCAGCTCGGCAAGCGCGGCCTTTATGCAGCGGTGGGAGGGCAGAAGTCGTCGGGCGCGACGTCGATGTCCCTGCTTTGGGTGCTGAACCTCGCCGACGGGCAGCATTCGCTCCTCTCCATGGCAGAGCGCTCGAACCTGCCCTTCAAGGAACTGGCCGCCGCTGCGAAACTGCTGTGGGAACATGATCTCCTGGCAGCCTTATGA